atatttttttataacttaaaattgtaatttaattcaATACACAATCttataagaatataaatttaaaatttagtacattttattgaaattatataCGTATAGAgttcaataatttataatatttttatttttgtatttttaataatttaaaatactatatgtaaatatcaaaatatatgttcaatttatttcttataaaaagatATAGTAATTCTATCAAAAgagtaattttgttttttaaatatgatttatattatttggtgtcattattttttccatttcaaACACAAAATAGGATAAAAGTTTACTAGGTCGTATTTTAtccaatttatatattttcatccTTTCTTATCTTCTTGTGTCCACCAAAGATCTTAATATCACcaccaaaaagaaaaacgaGATCTTTGtacaaaattaaactcataagaAAACATGTGAGTTACATATGATGTTGAgaaattaaacacacaacagaGAAAGAGAGGACAAGTTGTGTGTGCTTAAGGATGCAAATGGCTATCTCAAGCTGTTCAACATCACTTTgttgaatttaatttgattagaGCTTTGAAGACGATTTCTGAATCCACCAAACTTTAAGATGGGATATGGTCACATCTTGATAAAGACTTTACACCAATAAATTTCCAAGTAATTGTAAATTATTAAGACTTTTAAAAATGCATGTaatgatgattttatttaatctcAAGTGATGTGACTacacttaaattaattaattaattaattattataaagccAATTAAGGTCAGGAACAAAGTCACACAACAGTTGGTGTATACTTTTCCTAGGTAACATTATTCTTACATTGATAGCGATCcttcatcattttattttaaagctaACTAATCGACGAGGTACTTCTTAAAAATACCATTGATCTTTTTATCAGAATGTTCTAAACAAAGTATATTTTTGgtacataattttaattatcaaaaactaattttgtaacaaattaTAGCACAGTAACTCTGACTTAGAAATGTATTTGTGCAACATACAggaactacttttttttttttttactgcataagAACTACTTTTCTATTGCTTAAATATAAATGAACGGGATTTAGCTTGGAGAAGTACACAATGAGGTAGATTATGTAAATTGAAAATAGCTTGTTAACTTAACATTCTTCAAAATAaggataaatattaaatatacttactttttttattttacaattttcctaattttagaagaaaattcaGGTTCATATTTTGCCATTTGTAGAACCCCTGTGGAGAGGAAGAAAGCGTCATTCTTTAGAAATTGCCACAGGGGTTGCACGAGCTGCATGAAATGAATAAAACCCTTTTTCTTCACCACTTTActagaagaaattgccaaggaaTTTAAACAAAGTTGGATAGGGACAAATTATGATACCTGAACtatttgaaaattcattttcggtGAGACTGAACCACTCTAATTTGTTACTTGTTTAATAAACCTGAGCTACTCTAATTTTGTTACTTGACTAATAAACAAACCAAACAAGATAAGGAGGTTCTTTCAACCCTATTACAGATTACCAAACCCAACAAACACATCAATAGTCTCCTAAGCCTTGGAAAGAGacatcaaaacaaagaaaaatattccTTCTCTTTTAATCCAAACAAAATCCACCTCACGCTTAACCCCATTCTTCATTTCCTCTCTCTGTCCACTTGTGTCCgtaaaagtttcttcataaaaCACACACTCCAAATGGCTAGCAAACACAGAAAACTCTTCCCTGATGAAACAGCAACCACAAACCAAACCCAAGATTGCTATGGCTTTTGTGACCCAGCATGCCCTTACAATTGTTACAATAACCCTGATTACTTTTTctctcctccaccaccaccaccaccttctATTTCACATTCAAGCCAAGTTAACCATATATCTTCCTACTTTATCATTCTTGTTACACTATTCACGGTCATTTTTGTTGTGGTTGGtttctacgtgatcaaggtgaAGTGCTATGCTACATGGTGCGGCTGGCGATTCAGCGGTTCCGTTCCCTCTTCAGACACCACCACTGAGGAGTTTCTCAATGAGAACCAAGTTGACCACCCCGTGTGGCTCATTGCCACTGTGGGGTTGCAAGAATCGATCATCAACTCCATCACGGTTTGCAAGTACAAGAAGAATGAAGGGTTGGTTGAAGGAACCGAGTGTTCGGTGTGTTTGAACGAGTTTCAAGAAGAGGAGACATTACGACTCTTGCCAAAGTGCAACCATGCTTTTCACGTTCCTTGTATTGACACTTGGTTGAGATCACACACAAATTGCCCTCTTTGTCGTGCCGGTATTGTTTCTAATAGTGTCAATTCTGAAGCACCAGCACCCGTGTCGAATTCGGAGCAAGAAAATGCAAATTTGGGGAGGAATCAAGATACCCTTTTGGACAATTCACGGATTAATGAAGGTGGGTTAAGCAGCAACATGGTTGCTGGGGAATCAAGTGAAGCAATAGATGAATCAAATTCTAAGGATCGGGTAAATGATGAAACTCAGAACAATGGGGTTCTGATGAATATTGAGATTCAAACAGAGATGGGGTCTGTTTCAACTACAGAATGTGAAAGTCATCGTGTTGTTGATGATCATAAACATGATGATGACACAATGTTGCACACGGATAATCTAGGGAAGCAAGATCAAGATGGTGATTACTACTACTCAAAAACGTGTAAAACAGTGCGTCGTTCCTCTATTGAAGAGTGTTTGCATTTAAGCCCAGTATCTATGAAAAGGTCATTCTCCTCTTGCAATGGAAGGACTCTAACTTCGAGAGGTTACATGAGTCTAAACTCTAAACTCAATTCATCCCTACTAGAGTTCTCATTTTATGAAAGATGAACATATTGATGAGTaacatgatgatttgatgtcCATTTTACTCTCAGAATTTTGAGGGCACCCTAGGTTGGAGTTTGAACATTGACAATGGTATAAACAGCAAATTGTGAAAGAGAAAAGAGGTCAATTTTaatgaagaataaaatgtaaaattgtaaTTGAAGTTTTACCAAGTGCTCGGGCATTGAAAATAACTCTGGTGTATCATGTATGCAATTGTATCACACATCACAATGCCCAGTGTTGCACTGCAGAACAGGTTTGCTCCCACAAAAGGGAATAAGGTACATTAAATGCTCTAttttttgctatatatatatatatatatatatatatatatatatatatatatatatatatatatatatatatatatttatattggaGGTTCATAACTTGAATGCGAGATTTTCGATTCTATACTTTCAATTATTCTTCCCCCACAATGATATTGTGGTCTGATAAACTATCATGGTCCTCCATAAGAAGCTGAATATGCTACAACACAACCAGCTCAAGCTGTAACTGAAGTGGGTCAAAACAAATTTGTATTGATAATGTTGTCCTTGATCTGTGATTTCTGTATATGTGCAGATCATATGAACCAATCAAAGTTTTAAATAGTAACTGTGGTAgtgagaaattaattattaggtAGTTTTGAATTATATGTCTATGATTCTGACGAATTTTTACATGAAGtcgaattttttaatttacaaaaaaaaaataataacacttaATTTATAAGTTGTGTAGTCGGTGTAgagattaattaatattatagttGTCCTACGCCACGTAATACTTTCTCTAGTTGTTGCTTACTTGCATTAGTCCCCTTGAGAGTTGAAGCCAGCTAATTGCATCCAACGTGTTCTGAATTGTAgttgtaaattgtaatattcTATATTTTAAGTTACTGTGTTACTGCAATTTGTTAGGACCatagtttttttcatttttaatctaataGAGAAATGCTATGAGTTTgttttcgtaaaaaaaaaaaaaactaatctcacattttacaaaatctttcaaaattttatcaaaattatactGAATTTGTgacttttaaacttttaaaattatttcatatcacAAATCCATGAATTTGGATAGAAAATGAGAATTTCAGAGTTTAAGGAATAAGAAAATTCATGGAGGGTACAAATTtgcttgatttaaaaataaaaaaagacctaaaagaaaaaaaaaattggaaaccaAAATTGCACTTAATCTAAACTAAAGCCACCAAAATTTGCATAGTCCAaactaaagaaacaaaaaatatagttaGACCAAAATTTGCATAGTCCAaactaaagaaacaaaaaatatagttagaccaaaattaatcattaatgcACCATATGAGTTAACCGCTTTAGTATAGTtttatatctatatctataccTACTTAATCAAATGTTATCATGCTCTACAACATGAAAAatcaattaagtttaaaaagaaactttaaaatagtttaaaagcATGTTAGGTATTAATTGGATTTTAATTCATATTTGACACATACATGGGACACCCTGTTAGGTATTATACTCTACACTTCATAAAATTAACTGAGACTAATTCTTACCACAAGTCCCACAAGTGATTGCCcccaatttaatatttttattttcttgcttgGATTAGTTGGTGGGCTGATAGTAACTTATACACAAGCACCATCGTGAAGCAGACCAGAAGGCCCATTCTTGTATTTAGAGTTCAGATGGAGGGTTCTAGGCTTTTACTTGGTACATTCCCTTTTTAGCTTCCTGCACCTCCAAGAAAACTCAACCTGACAAAAATATCCCTCACCTCCAAAAAAAGGCTGAATCGCAAACGAGAGGGAAGGGGTGTTAGGGTTAAGGAAATACATGTCCATTCACTTTTCCTAtggggtgcaggaagcaattcCTAGGGTTCTATCCTCATATGCGGACTTCAAAAGTTGACTGAATTATTTTGAACGTCTCTTTTGGTGCAAGACTGTTTCGAACTATGTTCTAAAAATATTTGACATATAatttaactgattttttttaggggctttattttataattatgagaCTTAGGTAACATATATAGattttctctcaaaaaaatgtaatatatagATTATTGTCGTTCATGTATTAAATGTTATGATTTAATGATattgttaaagaaaaattaaaaaatatatatattaatgtttcCATATGTTAGTCAACTTTTGTGTTCTCAATTTTGTAAGCCTTTTTGACGACCTTTTCCTTTgtctaaatttatttaaatttgttgtttctaaaaagattaaaaactgaataaatttatttaacatttgttgtttctaaatttattatattatattcaaatcAATTCAAGTggaattatgttttatttttacgaTTGAATTGGATGATATCTAAAAAATTGATTCCACTTGACAAGTTAATTATCTTTCAAGACTTTATGTAATTGCTgtctgttatttattttttgtctgtgCATTGCATCTTGAATGCAGAGTAAAATCTTCGCCAGTTTGcaactttaattaaattatttatttatttctggaAGAAAGCTGAATTGCTTTATGTATTGGAAACAAAATCATTGTCATATTATATTACGAAAAGTGTGGGTAGAACATTCTGTTcctaaaattttacttttaggtCATATCATTTGCCACAGGAGCGCAATGAAGTGGGGAACCTTTTCGAATCCTCACGATTCGGAATTCCACTTTTGTTTGCCAATTGCATAATTACAATCGTTAAAGTAAATAATACTTACTGTGACTGTTTTATATTAACAAACAATAATCAACGTTTCTATGGATCAAGTAGCATCACAATTTAATTCCTTTCACTAAAATCTTTATTAATCTTGTgaataaaaaatgcaattgaaagaataaattttacttaatagTCAATAAGATTTcttaacaaatataaataaatgacaaaactaataaatatttctcACTAATATCATCATATATTAAGAAACAATAATCATCACCCTTACTTCACAATCCAACTTTAAATTAATCACACCACATATAGTGTGGTTTTTACTTGATAgtgtaaattataattttaagagaataattttaaatcatccTACTACATCCACTTATTAATCTTCTTATTTCCTTTTATACGATGAATATTGAAAGTATTTATATTCtcaagatattaaatatattttcttctatatttgattttttttttataagaagtcatttgtaaaaaaaaaaaacatataatattactcattttaaaattaagtgcGCATTTTATTACGCCCAAATTTCGAGGAACCAAAAGGGAAGGCAAGAAAACAACAAATTCAAGTTATGTATGGGACCCCAGAAGCATTGCGAAATGCACAGTAAACACTAATCAGCTGGCAAATATAGCTCCCATTGGACATGTTGAATGAATAACACATAAGAATGCCCCTTGGAAAACTTCTTCAGAGCATGATAGGTACGCCTTTATAGCTTTATCTTTTCCCCCCTAAAGTAGCAACAAAATCTAATGAATTTTATGCCAttgatttgaaagtttatttaaTAGTCTTACAAACAAtaacatgtttggtttttggGGGATGAAACATGCATATAAACAGAACATATATTGGCTTTACTAAGGCTTgataattacaatatttttaatttgtacatACACATGgtcctattatatatatatatatatatatatattcattaacGTGAGTTGTCTATACATTCCTCAAATAGTCCAAAGCAGTAATCGAGATTATTCTCGACATGTATAATTACTTAACAATTTAACATATGACGTGCGTACATAAAGTATTATGCTTACCCAAAGGCCAAATCTATGGGCTTATACAGGTAGCACGTTGTATTGTACAGTATTCAGACTgaagataaaacaaaacaacCTGAATCTTTGCTGAAATGGACGTATAGCGAAATATATTCTACACGTAGCAAGACATACCAATAgaccaatttttaatttaaaagaaagcaTGGACCAATGGCACGTTCAAAAAGCAGTCACACCATTCtactaagttaaaaaaaaaaaaaaatcttgttgaATATTGACGGCATGTTTTCATATGGTGAATGTAAATTCCTCGTCAATTATGGCATATAATATGGAATAATGGACACATACATTGacgatatattatttattcccAATTGAaggtaaaaaatacaaattcaaaattttgttgaTCATCAAACTTATATTGCTCTCCATTTTTGAAACTACGAACCGGGTTTTGTGCTACCGCGAAGCAGACAAAGGAAAAGTGCCCAAAAGTATTCACACGTTAAAGAGAATTTGGATGAATCAATATTGGATGCTTTTGATGCATGAATCAATAAGAATTGTTCATGCTGTTGTCGAATATTTACAATGATCGATCCTGCGGGAGCtaatttagatatttaaaactaaatatggACCAAAAATCTTACTGTGCTCCATTTTATCGTTtctagtttattttaaattgaaggCACGATAGAAACACCTTGAAGCTAGCGGAGAATACAAGTAAATAATTCCTGATCCGAGACACATCAAGCAAGTCTTATGGCGCAATTTTACCTACAGTAAACTCAATGATAAATCAACTCTCTATCCTCACTTCCTGAACTAATTTTCGAGATTGATTGAGTTACATtcaaatctatattttttttaaaaaaaatattgttgctgAGTCATTAATGATGTTATGCATTATTAAATCATGGcttaaaaatattgaagaatAAATTTATGTGTATTAAAGATCTTATtgcaaaaatatatgtttaaataGATTGACATGAAACCTTAAAAAGTACTTATATCATATAAAAAGTTATACTAAACTCTTATAAAGTGTAGTCTCGCTTATTTTGCAATTATCTTGTGCTGTGAGTTGCAgggattttaatttttgtagtttataatttgttttatatagaGTTTTTTCTTATTGGTATATTAGTTGATTAGCCTATTTAAAATAGATCAGACCTATACAcaagttttaatataaaatagtcatttaaatagatatacaaatGAGTTAGGCCATCGAAAAGATgatattagattaaaaaaataaagcttaTCACATGTAACAGATCAAATTTTGTGTATGATTTTTTGATACATTCGACTTAGGCCACGATTTATTTAAATAGGTCAGATATATTTAATCAAAATCTTATTTTGTCTATCCTATTTCCTAATAATAAGGTATGCATATGGTaccctaaatttaaaattacataaatgccCTTATTATATACAAAGAATGTTAGTCTATgtttttgtataaatatattttaaaattatttatttttaatataaatatatattttaaaattatttattttattttttacttctttaaaatttatattttaaaaaatatttacagatACACACGTgtataaatgtaaaattaacttaaataagtttttgtcCTATAaaataggaatttttttttatcttttcaagttttttttaaccctttaaagatttttattttttttaagttttatagtCTTTGCTatcaagtaataatattaatgaatgACATAACAACCACGTTAGCATCTTAGGAGaatcatgtgattttttttataaaatatatttttaaatcctTATTTGTTCAAACTAGTTGAcggaaaatttaaaaacataatttatccaAAAACTACATGGAACTGCTTGTTAGACTCTTTCATGCTGTGACAAGTCAATATATTGTCAACCTAATTGTTACGTTATCAGATAACACTATAACTTAATagtagagactaaaaaaataaaataaatctttaaaggactaaaaaattaattttatagggatcaaaaacttatttaagcCTATAAATTAGATTGAAACTTACACTTTAGGTAAATACAACTAGGTGACACATGAGGCTAATACTTGTATTAATTATGCCTCCCTTTCTTAAATTAGTGTTGTGAAAATTGTCTAAGACCGGCCGATCAGACCGAAAACCAGTGATAAGACCTATCCTAGCTAGTCATTGGATTAGTTATGTAATCCACCCAAATCAACTCGATTTGACCTAGAtcgaacaatttttttataactcctAAAACGATGCAAATATTTAAAACTCTTTTCATGGTACCATTAGAAACTTGTGAAAAAAGCTTGATGATTCAAATTTGAATGCTTGATATCCATAACATTTCAATgaaactttttataaaatagaaaggTGAAAGCTCTTTCTAAGTTTTTAATAGCTAATTGTTGAatagtatataataatatacttctataatatattttttttatcttgataacaatatataatagctaattagtattatatatctttatcatgatataatttaatatttatgtgttTTATACATTTGGAATACGAGTGTAAGGTGAAGTTTCACTTCGGGTAGAAATGAGAAGGTtgaacaccatataagtgaggaaaaGACCCATAAACTTAGAGTCTTAAGATTTTGGGTTAAGGTGTGATGTTAGGTTCACTTATATAGTTGTTCATAATCCATTGATGTATATATCTCCGGTGTTAACCTCCCTCAATTTCttcaacaattggtatcaaagTCGATGGTTTGACTTGATGACTGACTCAAAAGAGTAAATGGTGACAGCGGATCCATGGACATGGAGATCCCTTGTATCGAAAGTCTTCCTGACGGGTGAGTCCATGCATAGAGGCCAGGCAACGAGTCTTGCAAGTGTTGCGACAATGTAAGGTATTGGAGCATGTTGGTGGAAATGACTAGACAAGTTGGGTTAGCCATAGTTAAGCTCTACGGGTCACCATTGGATACTAGTGGATTGAAAATGACTTTCGTTCGAAGGGAACGTTAccatgtggaagagactcacacttgaggggAAGATTGTTGgaatacaagtgtgaggtgaagtttCAAATCaggtataaatgaaaaaattgagcatcatataagtgaggagaataCCCATAAACCTGAGTTTTAAGGTTTTCAGTTAAAGTGTGGTGTTAGGTTTGCTTATATGGTTGTTCATGGTTCATTGGTATAAATTTCCCTGGCATTTACCCCCCCCTCAATTTCCCAACAATTGGTTTGAGAGCCCATAATTCGACTTGGTGATCAGTTCAGACAAGTAAGATGGCGACGGTAGATCTATGTATCAAAAGTCTTCCTAGTGGGTGAGTCCATGCATAAAAGCCAGGCAGCAGGTCTCTTACGTGTTACGGCAATATAAGGTACTAGAGCATGTTAGCGACAATGGCTAGACGAGACGGGACAACCGCGATTAAGCTCTGAGGGCCACTATTGGACACTTGTGGATTGAAAATGATTTCTGCTCGAGGGGAAGACTATCATGTGGAAGAGACTCATACTTGAGAGGGAGAGAATTGGAATACAAGTGTGAAGTCCCATATCAGATATGAATGAGAAGGTTGAACACTATataaatgagaagaaaactcataaaCCTGAGCTTTAAGATTCTGGATTAAAGTATGACGTCAAATTTACTTATGTGGATTGATCATAAACCCATCAATGTACAAGTCCcgtttgttcaatttttttttcatcttttctttactttattgtgacaataattttaaatttagagtatgaattgatgatatttttttagttgtataatatttttaaaattttttaatatatatcaaattaatttatttaataagtgaCTAGTTAGACTATTAACCTATTAATCTATTATCTTTCAACTAAGTTGATGATCATTCGATTTTGACAACTCTTTTAAATTGACTCCTGTAACAAAAACAGTTAAAGCTAATTAAGAATAATCAACTAACTGCCTAAAAATTAGAggaataattatgaaaaatatcaaattcagtTGGTTGTTTACAATTAatgtatgaattattataaattttttagtattatattgaattcctatatataaaaaaattaacttgacgtgtaattttttcttcttgtaagaAATAGCAGAAGT
The genomic region above belongs to Glycine max cultivar Williams 82 chromosome 14, Glycine_max_v4.0, whole genome shotgun sequence and contains:
- the LOC100813311 gene encoding RING-H2 finger protein ATL54, producing MASKHRKLFPDETATTNQTQDCYGFCDPACPYNCYNNPDYFFSPPPPPPPSISHSSQVNHISSYFIILVTLFTVIFVVVGFYVIKVKCYATWCGWRFSGSVPSSDTTTEEFLNENQVDHPVWLIATVGLQESIINSITVCKYKKNEGLVEGTECSVCLNEFQEEETLRLLPKCNHAFHVPCIDTWLRSHTNCPLCRAGIVSNSVNSEAPAPVSNSEQENANLGRNQDTLLDNSRINEGGLSSNMVAGESSEAIDESNSKDRVNDETQNNGVLMNIEIQTEMGSVSTTECESHRVVDDHKHDDDTMLHTDNLGKQDQDGDYYYSKTCKTVRRSSIEECLHLSPVSMKRSFSSCNGRTLTSREF